The following are encoded together in the Trachemys scripta elegans isolate TJP31775 chromosome 7, CAS_Tse_1.0, whole genome shotgun sequence genome:
- the SLC3A2 gene encoding 4F2 cell-surface antigen heavy chain — translation MSQDAEVDMKEVELNEMEPEKQPMTGSPSSGSPGTLGEKNGMVKVKVPEEDGEADAGTKFTGLSKEELLQVAGTPAWVRTRWALLILFWLGWLGMLAGAIVIIIQAPRCKELPPQEWWHKGGIYRIQALEAFQDSDADGVGDLAGVEQRIDYLSSLKVKGLVIGPIHVNTPDSLVRSDLQEVDPQLGTKETFAKLLEAAKKKSLKVILDLTPNYRGQMPWFSQETPRNSDFQSKMKAALEFWLEFGVAGIQMEGVEKLNDSQLLVEWKNLTSQYSSDGNARVLIAGTGQRDSWQIFSLLNETSADLLVSPYLTGLGEEPTGEKVENAIREYIQASGEKWPSWSVGGPRTGHMASLVKERLLRLYHMLLFTLPGTPFTNYGDEIGLQEQPGQSGVPHMQWNDSANFGFSSKSLPQGAGGGSGSSSNITVKAQSGDSSSLLSLFRHLSELRGKERSLLHGEFMMLPTVPNVCVYLRSWDQNKRFLVVLNLAGTRSSVTLSHSLLPSEATVEFSTDPKRQEGQLALQGLILEPSEGLLLHFPYVA, via the exons ATGAGCCAGGACGCAGAGGTGGACATGAAGGAGGTGGAGTTGAACGAGAtggagccagagaagcagcccatgACGGGCTCCCCCTCCTCGGGATCCCCAGGCACCCTGGGCGAGAAGAACGGGATGGTGAAGGTGAAGGTGCCCGAGGAGGATGGCGAGGCGGATGCTGGCACCAAGTTCACGGGGCTGTCcaaggaggagctgctgcaggtAGCGGGCACTCCAGCGTGGGTGCGCACCCGCTGGGCCCTGCTCATCCTCTTCTGGCTGGGTTGGCTGGGCATGCTGGCGGGGGCCATCGTCATCATCATCCAGGCTCCCCGCTGCAAGGAGCTGCCTCCCCAGGAGTGGTGGCACAAGGGGGGCATTTACCGCATCCAGGCACTGGAGGCCTTCCAGGACTCGGATGCCGATGGAGTCGGGGACTTAGCAG GGGTGGAGCAGCGCATTGATTACCTGAGCTCCCTGAAGGTGAAGGGGCTGGTAATTGGGCCCATACATGTTAACACCCCTGACAGCCTGGTCCGCTCGGACCTGCAGGAAGTGGACCCCCAGCTCGGCACCAAGGAGACCTTTGCCAAGCTGTTGGAGGCTGCCAAGAAGAAGA GTCTCAAGGTCATCCTGGACCTGACCCCCAATTACCGTGGACAGATGCCCTGGTTCAGCCAGGAGACCCCCCGCAACAGTGATTTCCAGTCTAAAATGAAG GCTGCACTGGAGTTCTGGCTGGAGTTTGGCGTGGCAGGGATCCAGATGGAGGGAGTGGAGAAGCTCAAT gactcccagcttctggtggaGTGGAAGAACCTCACCAGCCAGTACAGTTCTGATGGCAATGCCAG ggtGCTGATTGCTGGGACAGGTCAACGAGATTCCTGGCAGATCTTCTCCCTGCTGAACGAGACCAGCGCTGACCTCCTGGTCAGCCCGTATCTGacggggctgggggaagagcccACTGGGGAGAAGGTGGAAAACGCGATCAGAGAGTACATCCAGGCTTCAGGAGAGAAGTGGCCCAGCTGGAGT GTGGGGGGCCCAAGGACGGGGCACATGGCCTCTCTTGTGAAGGAGCGGTTGCTGCGGCTCTATCACATGCTACTTTTCACGCTGCCAGGGACGCCCTTCACCAACTACGGGGATGAAATCGGGCTGCaggagcagccaggacag TCCGGCGTACCCCACATGCAGTGGAATGATTCGGCCAACTTTGGCTTCTCCTCAAAGTCATTGCCTCAAGGTGCAGGCggcggcagcggcagcagcagcaacatcaCTGTGAAG GCACAGAGTGGGGACAGCTCCTCACTGCTCTCCTTGTTCCGGCACCTGAGCGAGCTGCGGGGCAAGGAGCGCTCGCTGTTGCATGGGGAATTCATGATGCTGCCCACGGTGCCGAATGTCTGTGTCTACCTGCGCAGCTGGGACCAGAACAAACGCTTCCTGGTGGTCCTCAACTTAGCTGGCACCCGCAGCTCTGTCACCCTCTCCCACTCTCTCCTGCCTTCTGAGGCCACTGTGGAGTTTAGCACTGACCCCAAGCGCCAGGAGGGGCAGCTGGCCCTGCAGGGCCTGATATTGGAGCCCTCTGAGGGGTTGCTGCTGCATTTCCCCTATGTAGCCTAG
- the LOC117880175 gene encoding calmodulin-1 — protein MADQLTEEQIAEFKEAFSLFDKDGDGTITTKELGTVMRSLGQNPTEAELQDMINEVDADGNGTIDFPEFLTMMARKMKDTDSEEEIREAFRVFDKDGNGYISAAELRHVMTNLGEKLTDEEVDEMIREADIDGDGQVNYEEFVQMMTAK, from the exons atg GCAGACCAGCTGACAGAAGAACAGATCGCAG AATTCAAGGAAGCCTTCTCCCTTTTTGACAAGGATGGGGATGGCACCATTACCACCAAGGAGCTGGGTACCGTCATGAGGTCCCTAGGGCAGAACCCCACCGAGGCAGAGTTGCAGGACATGATCAATGAGGTGGACGCTGATG GGAATGGCACCATTGACTTCCCTGAGTTCCTAACCATGATGGCAAGGAAGATGAAGGATACGGACAGTGAGGAGGAGATCCGTGAGGCCTTCAGGGTGTTTGACAAG gatgGGAATGGGTACATCAGTGCGGCCGAGCTGCGCCACGTCATGACCAATCTGGGTGAGAAGCTGACAGATGAGGAGGTGGATGAGATGATCCGGGAAGCTGACATCGATGGTGATGGACAGGTCAACTATGaag AGTTTGTACAGATGATGACAGCTAAGTAG
- the RPS6KA4 gene encoding ribosomal protein S6 kinase alpha-4 has protein sequence MGDGAEEETVELPLTDANLTGHEEKVGMENFELLKVLGTGAYGKVFLVRKMTGHDVGKLYAMKVLRKAAIVQKAKTTEHTRTERTVLEHVRASPFLVTLHYAFQTGSKLHLILDYVSGGELFTHLYQRDHFKEDEVRIYAGEIVLALEHLHKLGIIYRDVKLENILLDSEGHVVLTDFGLSKEFLTEEKDRTFSFCGTIEYMAPEIIRSKSGHGKSVDWWSLGILIFELLTGASPFTLEGEKNTQAEVSRRILKCQPPFPTVIGPVARDLLQKLLCKDPKKRLGSGPNGAQDIKEHPFFKGLDWVELAARRVKAPFKPIVRSELDVRNFAEEFTRQEPVYSPAGTPPNLDRVFQGYSFIAPSILFNHNAVTTDVLELALSGERPGSAAVARSAMMKDSSFFQLYDMDLKEAALGEGSFSVCRRCQQRQSGTEFAVKIISKRMEVNTQREVMALQLCESHPNIVKLHEVHHDQYHTYLVMELLRGGELFDRIKKKQHFSESEASQIMRSLVSAVSFMHDVGVVHRDLKPENILYADESEGAPVKVIDFGFARLRPSGSQPMQTPCFTLQYAAPELFTDEGYDESCDLWSLGVILYTMLSGQVPFQSSQEGGALTHAAEIMHKIKEGQFSLEGEAWRGVSEEAKELVRGLLTVDPSKRLKMLTLRYSEWLQDGSALSSTPLMTPDILESSGPAVRSGVNAAFMAFNKGKREGFFLKSVENAPLAKRRKLKMSSTGAEARRSSSSSSSSGSSSALPARPPRPKPPGRRHNPPS, from the exons ATGGGGGACGGGGCAGAGGAGGagacggtggagctgccgctcaCGGACG CGAACCTGACTGGCCATGAAGAAAAAGTTGGCATGGAGAACTTTGAACTGCTCAAGGTGCTGGGGACTGGAG CCTACGGAAAAGTGTTCCTGGTGCGCAAGATGACAGGCCATGACGTGGGGAAGCTGTATGCCATGAAAGTGCTGCGCAAGGCGGCCATTGTGCAGAAGGCCAAGACCACAGAGCACACACGCACTGAGCGGACCGTGCTGGAGCATGTGCGGGCATCGCCCTTTCTAGTGACCCTGCACTATGCCTTCCAGACTGGCTCCAAGCTGCACCTCATCCTGG ACTACGTGAGTGGTGGGGAGCTCTTCACCCATCTGTACCAGCGCGATCATTTCAAGGAGGATGAGGTGCGGATCTACGCCGGGGAGATCGTGCTGGCACTGGAGCATCTGCACAAG CTGGGCATCATCTATCGGGATGTGAAGCTGGAGAACATCCTGCTGGACAGCGAAGGGCACGTGGTGCTCACTGACTTTGGCCTCAGCAAGGAATTCCTCACTGAGGAG aaagATCGCACCTTCTCCTTCTGCGGCACCATTGAGTACATGGCCCCCGAGATCATCCGCAGCAAGTCAGGGCATGGGAAg tcCGTCGACTGGTGGAGCCTGGGGATCCTGATATTTGAGCTGCTGACGGGGGCTTCGCCCTTTACACTGGAGGGGGAGAAGAACACGCAGGCCGAAGTGTCCAG ACGCATCCTCAAGTGCCAGCCCCCGTTCCCAACTGTGATTGGCCCCGTGGCCCGCGACCTGCTGCAGAAGCTACTGTGCAAGGACCCCAAGAAACGCCTGGGCTCGGGGCCCAATGGGGCGCAGGACATCAAGGAGCACCCCTTCTTCAAg GGCCTGGACTGGGTGGAATTGGCCGCACGGCGGGTGAAGGCTCCGTTCAAACCCATCGTCCGCAGTGAGCTGGACGTGCGCAACTTTGCCGAGGAGTTCACCCGCCAGGAGCCTGTGTACTCGCCCGCTGGGACCCCCCCCAACCTGGACCGCGTCTTCCAG GGCTACTCCTTCATCGCTCCCTCCATCCTGTTCAACCACAACGCCGTCACCACAGATGTGCTGGAGCTGGCGCTGAGCGGGGAGCGCCCGGGCAGTGCTGCCGTGGCACGCAGCGCCATGATGAAG gaCTCTTCATTCTTCCAGCTCTATGACATGGACCTGAAGGAGGCAGCGCTGGGTGAGGGCAGCTTCTCGGTGTGTCGCCGATGTCAGCAGCGCCAGAGTGGCACTGAATTCGCCGTCAAGATCATCAGCAAGAG gatggAGGTGAACACCCAGAGGGAGGTGATGGCTTTGCAGCTGTGTGAGTCTCACCCCAACATCGTCAAACTACACGAGGTGCATCATGACCAg TACCACACGTACCTGGTGatggagctgctgcgggggggtgaGCTCTTTGACCGCATCAAGAAGAAGCAGCATTTCAGTGAGTCGGAGGCCAGTCAGATCATGCGCAGCCTGGTGTCAGCCGTCAGCTTCATGCACGACGTTGGCGTGGTGCACCGGGACCTCAAACCTGAG AACATCCTATATGCTGACGAGTCAGAGGGTGCCCCAGTGAAAGTGATTGACTTCGGCTTTGCCCGCCTGCGCCCCTCGGGCTCACAGCCCATGCAGACGCCTTGCTTCACGCTGCAATACGCCGCCCCTGAGCTCTTCACCGACGAGGGCTATGATGAGTCCTGCGACCTCTGGAGCCTCGGTGTCATCCTG taCACCATGCTGTCCGGACAGGTGCCCttccagagcagccaggagggcGGCGCGCTGACCCATGCGGCTGAGATCATGCACAAGATCAAGGAGGGGCAGTTCTCACTGGAGGGCGAGGCCTGGAGGGGGGTCTCTGAGGAGGCCAAAGAGCTGGTCagag ggctgcTGACCGTGGACCCTTCCAAGCGGCTGAAGATGTTGACTTTGCGCTACAGCGAATGGCTGCAGGATGGCAgtgccctctcctccaccccgCTCATGACCCCTGACATCCTGGAGTCCTCAGGGCCCGCCGTGCGCTCAGGGGTCAACGCCGCCTtcatg GCCTTCAACAAAGGCAAGCGCGAGGGCTTCTTCCTGAAGAGTGTGGAGAACGCCCCCCTGGCCAAGCGCCGCAAGCTCAAGATGTCGAGCACGGGGGCCGAGGCCCGGCgcagttcctcctcctcctcctcctctggctcctcctcagcactccccgcccggcccccccgccccaaaccaCCTGGCCGCCGCCACAACCCCCCCTCGTAG